Genomic DNA from uncultured Desulfuromusa sp.:
CGTTTAATGATTGCCGGAACATAAGAGACAGCATCAGCCATATTTTCCGGGACCACCAAAGCATCAACATCAGCTGCCGTGCGAACGGGGTTCTCAAACACCGGTCCGGGGACAAAGTCCAGTTTCATCCCCATCGGCTCTATGGGTGTCAAAATATCCGAGAACAGAATTGCCGCATCCGCATTTAAGATATCAATCGGTTGAATCGTGACTTCTGCTGCCCTGGCGGGATCTTTGCACAAGTCAAGAAAAGTTCCTCCCCCTTGAGCGCGTACCGCTTTATATTGCGGCAGATAGCGCCCTGCCTGACGCATCAACCAGACGGGAACACGATCTACGGGTTGCCCCCAGCACGCTTTGATAAAATTGTACTCTGTCATTTAAAATTCTCCTGTATGAATCTAAAACGTAGGGGCAAATATAAGGTTCACCCTGTTATTGTGGTTTATGCAATTGACACACTGTACGACAAGGGTAGCCGTTATTGTTTTGCGGCATTTTCCGCGGCTTCTTTTTCCAGCCGCTTCTGTGTCCGTACCGGGATATAATTACAGAAAGGTTCCTCTGCCATATAATCACCATAGACAGCGTCTGCTCTGGCGCGACAGCCACCGCAAACGTTAATAAATTCGCACTCTCCGCACTTCCCTTTGTATTTGCTGAAATCCCGCAAATCATTGAAAACCTTGGAGTTGAACCAAAGTTCTTTGAATGGTATCTGCTTGACATTACCGACCGAGGAATGGAAGTAAGAACAGGGCTTGAGATTGCCAAAACAATCGATGAGACAGATTGTCTGCGCCGCAATACAGCCTTTGCCTCCCCCCGTAGAAAACGTCAAGCTACGGCGCTTGAAATCAACCCCTTCAGCTTTTGCCATCTGCGGTACGATCCGGTAATAATGAGGGGCACAGGTCGGACGCATTAAAATGTCATCTTCGTGCTTTTCCTGTTCATAATGCCAAGCAAGAATCTCTTCATAATCTTCTGCTGACACCAGTTCGTTCATAATTTCTTCACCGCGCCCGGTTGGCACAATCATGAACATATACCAGGCCGTCGCTCCAAGACCTTTTGCAACCTTAAATGTCGCTGCGACATCATCCTGATTTCTTTTCGTAAAGGATGAGTTAATCAAAAATGGAATACCATTTTTCTTTAGAGTTTCGGCTGCTCGAATCACCCCGGCATAGGCCCCCGGACTGTTACGGAAATTGTCATGAATCTCCGCTGTGGAACCATCAAGCGAAAGGGACACCATTTTAATATCAGCGGCCTTCATCTTTTCGCAAACGGCGTCAGTCACCAATGTACCGTTGGTTGCCATACACATGCGCAAACCTTTATCGGTTCCATATTGGGCAATATCAAAGATATCTTCACGCAACAGTGGCTCTCCACCGGAAAGGACCAGCACCGGCTTACTGACTTCACAGATATCATCAATCATTTTAAATGCTTCTGCGGTATTAAAGTCACCTGCGGCCGCGGACATATCCGAAGAACACCGGCAATGCACACAGTTCAGATTACACCTCTGGGTACTTTCCCAGGCAATCCACTTAGGGATAAACTCTTCCTGTTTAGGGCTCATAACTTCTCCTGGCTACTGGTCTCAAGTCTATTCAGACCAGAGTACTACAGATATTTTGCTCAACTCAAGGGTTCTCGACTAAAACGCTAGATTTAGTCGTCACCCCATTCCCTACTCTTTGGCCAAAGACAACCACACCAAGTGACCTTGCATATAGACAGTAAAGGCTTGAGGGGCTGAACGTCTTAATAATTCTCCGAGGTACCTGTCGATGCTTCCATCTTCAGTAAAAAGTCGGATACTTTGCAATAAACCAATCATTCGTGATCGTAGAATCTGATCACACCCCGTAAGATCGATAAACAGCAACGAGCCATCGGCAACCTCCGGTTGTCCCAAGGGCTTCGGAGCAACAATCAGCCCTCCC
This window encodes:
- a CDS encoding radical SAM protein, whose amino-acid sequence is MSPKQEEFIPKWIAWESTQRCNLNCVHCRCSSDMSAAAGDFNTAEAFKMIDDICEVSKPVLVLSGGEPLLREDIFDIAQYGTDKGLRMCMATNGTLVTDAVCEKMKAADIKMVSLSLDGSTAEIHDNFRNSPGAYAGVIRAAETLKKNGIPFLINSSFTKRNQDDVAATFKVAKGLGATAWYMFMIVPTGRGEEIMNELVSAEDYEEILAWHYEQEKHEDDILMRPTCAPHYYRIVPQMAKAEGVDFKRRSLTFSTGGGKGCIAAQTICLIDCFGNLKPCSYFHSSVGNVKQIPFKELWFNSKVFNDLRDFSKYKGKCGECEFINVCGGCRARADAVYGDYMAEEPFCNYIPVRTQKRLEKEAAENAAKQ